In the genome of Haloplanus salinus, the window CGAAGGAATTGGGCGACGGCCAGCCGGTGAGGTTCTCCAATCAAGCAGCAACGTTTGACCACTCGTCCGAGCGGACTCACGGGTTCACGTGGTGGGTCCCGCAGCCCGGATGGGGGACGAACTTCTGGATTCCACTCCGGATCAACCCAGCTCAGGAGACGTACTGGCACGACCTCGTTAATGAAGATGCAGACCCTGGGCCGATCATCCTTCGGCAACGCGGAGCGACGTGGGAACTGCTCGTAACCGTCAAATACGATGTCGACGAGCCGAAGGGCGACGGAGAGATCACATACGTCGGGCTGGATATCGGAGAAACTGCGCTGGTGACGGGCTGTGCCCTGACGCGTGGTTCTCCGACCGCTCCGTTCGTGTGTGACGGCGGGCGTGCCAAACAGCTCCGCAAAGAGATGTTCACGACGTTGAAACGGCTTCAGGAACGTGACGCCGCAGCGTGGCGCATCGACGAGCGGTTCGCGTACTTCCAGAACGCCCTCACCGACATCATAGAGAAGGCGTCGCGGCAGGCTGTCGAGTACGCGGCGCAGTACGACAATCCTGTGATCGTGATGGAGGACCTCTCGTACATCCGAGAGCGACTCGACTACAGTCGGTATATGAACCGTCGGCTTCACTCGTGGGCGTTCGCCCGTCTACAGAGACGGATCGAAGAGAAGGCAGCGGACGCGGGAATCGTAATTAAATACGTGAACCCAGCCTACACGAGCCAGGTCTGTCACGCCTGTCGGCACATGGGGCGGCGAGACTCACAGGCTGTGTTTCGTTGTCCGAACGACGCCTGTCACATCTCGACGTTTCAGGCCGATATCAACGCCGCTGCGAACATCGCACGACGAGCCAACCCGTGGGGAGAGAGCGTCCCGCTTGATCAGGCCGGACGCGATGACTCGCCACAGGACGGGCGCGGTTGCGACACCGCCACGACTCCCCGTGTGCAGAGCCGAGATGCAGATGACGCACACGGTCGCTGAGAGTCAAAACCCTCTGCCAGTCCGGTACGCTGGTAGTCTCTCTGTAGGAGGCGCCTCGCAGACGATGTGAGGAGGCTGTCGCCTCGGATTCTGGACCAGACCGGTCCAGACAATCTCTGTTTCCTCGGATTGTGCCCGCTGTTGATTTCGCCTGTACAACGGGGTGCAGCCATGACCGACGACACACCTCCCGGTGGGACGACAGCCCGAGACCGGCTCGAAATGCATCTCGCACAAGCACTCACGCG includes:
- a CDS encoding RNA-guided endonuclease TnpB family protein, which encodes MPTLIKTLQATFVRPTAHKESKLIELCESYREALHEAFDAGASTLSAVGEIVVPYDLPYQAKAAVCTFVRQLRQVDHAKELGDGQPVRFSNQAATFDHSSERTHGFTWWVPQPGWGTNFWIPLRINPAQETYWHDLVNEDADPGPIILRQRGATWELLVTVKYDVDEPKGDGEITYVGLDIGETALVTGCALTRGSPTAPFVCDGGRAKQLRKEMFTTLKRLQERDAAAWRIDERFAYFQNALTDIIEKASRQAVEYAAQYDNPVIVMEDLSYIRERLDYSRYMNRRLHSWAFARLQRRIEEKAADAGIVIKYVNPAYTSQVCHACRHMGRRDSQAVFRCPNDACHISTFQADINAAANIARRANPWGESVPLDQAGRDDSPQDGRGCDTATTPRVQSRDADDAHGR